The genomic stretch aaaactttttaCAAGCTAAAAaagtcagcttgactcggctcgaactcagtttcgaactgagaCAAATCGAgccttttcgagttgagtcgagtgagccaATCgtgctaactcggtttgtgtacagccctatttATTTGGCCCTAAATGATTTGACAACTTAGATCGACTCATTTAGTCAAGTTGAATTGTAACTCACCCAAGGCAGGTGGAATCTGTCCAAACTCACTGAGTTGTTCATGTTGAACTAGATCGGGCGTGTGTgggtctgagttgactcggaccGAGTTCCACCTTAAAACTAATTTGTATTAAAATACATTAGAGAGGACCACTGATAACTACGACCATCTGACGCATGATAACAATCGTTGTATATCCGTATGTCAATCCATACCGCCCATCCACATGCAGACACACGTGCCATCGTCGCAAGCACGTGTGAGATCGGAACTTTCATCCGGTTGAAGGCAATGATTAGGCCTTCTACGTCAACATCGAAGATGTTTTCGGCTTTCCCTGAAGGGACATGCAAATTGCCTGTGCCTCCGGAAGCTATGTGGGGTTCGATGCTATGGACGTgaggaatccacaccatccatcagtttcagaAGATCACGTTAGAATACAAACCAAAAACTAggaagatccaagactcaaatgggccacacaataagaaacagtggggatgaaaaatgatcaccgttgaaaccttccaagaactcattgtgatgtttatattccatccaaacggttcataaggTTACTCTCaccgggatgaactgaaaatacagaTATTATCctattccaaaacttttgtggccctgtgAAGGTTTCAATCGTGGGCGTTTACTGTGGTGTgccccagttgagttttggatctacctaattttcgGAATTTTATTTTAATAAGAGCGTGTGAagctgatggaaggtgtggattactcACGGACATTACATTGGGTCCCATATAGTCCACTCAAGTGGACCTCAATGTACAAAACAATTTTTTTAGTGGTTCATTTGTTACCTACAGAGTGAAATGGCTTGATTTTCAGGCTAGAAGATCTAAAGTCAGTCCATCTGATAGAAAAGCGCTGATAGGGCACACGTGTGCCTGCGTGTGGATGGGCAGAATCCCACGCGCGTGTGGGTGCAGCAACCCTCTGCTGAAAGATTTGCTGGACCAACTGAAGTGGATTGCCTACCTGTGCCCGGGGCTGCGTGGATTCGACACAGATTTCGGTgactaatccactccgtccatctgttttaaaagaccacaataagaaattcaggtggatccaaagctcaggtggaccacaccaacgaaACAGTGGAAaagaaacatccaccgttgaaaccttcctggagctgaccatgatgtttatatgcaatccaaaccgttcatagtgtTATTACcaatcagataaactgtaggaaaaaaacttctgtcaccccgtgcattcaatcatcactgtttcgtgtggtatggcccacctgagatttctatctGACTGATTTTTATCAACCTGTCCTATCatggtctttcaaaacatatggacagattggatttttaagtacatctctgtgggctccacacagcccCGGGCCTATCTCTGTGCCGGTTGTCACAGGTAATCCTCCTGTGACcgaggtcacaggcaatccgctccgtGGCGCAACAAGCACTGTCACTCCACACGCACTTCTTACACTCGATACAAAAGCTAACATGAAAGATAAGTTGGACATCTAAGTCCttaataaggtgggccccactgtaaagaATACCTGGAGCAGTGCAGGtccgctcatcaagtgggcccacatgccTGGAGGGATTCAAAATTCAGGAGGGCCCAAGCCTATTATCAAGTGGCCCCATATGCGTCACTGCAATGCAGACGATTGCTACTTTTCTACAACTTTCCATTGTTTTCATAAATGGGTGATCAGTTGCTTAACTTGTTTCTTCTCACGGGTAAAATCGGAGTTACAGAAAAAGGTAAGTAACTCAAAAAAAGGAGGTCGGGTAAGAGCTTGGTGTGGATAATTGGATATTACCTCCACGATTAGCTTGAGTACCGGTTACAAGCAAGCGACCATTGAACAACTCTAAACATTGACCCGGTCTCGAAGATGGGTCCCGACCACTATCAACAGTTCAGTAAAGTCTGCAGGATCTCAGTTGAGCCGACTTAGAGGTCAACTTCGGCTATTAATTGCGACCTCTTCGAAAGACGACCACCAGGAAATCTCCATTTTCGAAGAAAGTTAACTCCCTGAGATCTTCATCAAGAATCACACCGTACATAATGCCATGTATCTTGGAGATGATTCCTTACATAATACTTGATTGTATGGCAGATTCATTGCCATATATGTAACCAGCACCAATGGACTATAAATACGAACCCTATATACGGTAGAAGGAATACATAAAAATCTTAGTTCTACTAAACCTACAGTATATGTTCTAACTTTAGTATCGGAGGGTCTCTGTCACAATCAAGGTCTCCATTGTTATTCAATTTTGCATGTACACGACAGTCTAATGGAGGACGACCAGATAACCGCATCAACATTTCTTATATCATCGAcagggtggcccaccatatgctCCGATCAGTGGCAAGCTTAACTTGTGTCCCACATCATCTACAATGAAAGTTGGCTGGGTCGGATCCAGGCCTGAGTTTTAGGCCCATTAACTGATTGGCCTGGATCTGACTTTACATATGCAGATATGCTGAAAGGCCTGGCAAGCCAAACGACCTTTAAGCAAGTAGGCCGGCATTTCGACCTGGGCTTGGGCTGGTCTTCTGTCCTTACCTCCTCCTGGTATGGAGTCGGCCGGGCCAGCCGCGAAGATTCTACGACAGTTGTTGTACGGAGCCGGTGAAACAAAttgctatgtggggtccaccgcgatatatgtaagaaatccactccgtccatcattttggaaACTCATTTCTGGAAGTAGGCCGAAAATTTATTTCGATCTAAAATCAAGTGGTCACAACACAAAGAAAAGTGGGACGAAGACGTCTATCATTGAAGCCTTCTTGAGGCCACCGAACTTTTGGATCAGACCCATATTTAGGTTTTGTCTTCAACCTGATTGAGatcaccttatgaacaagttggatgtcatataaacatcacggtgggccacagtaatatttcaatggtaaatgtttccATTATCACTGATCCATGCagtgtggcccattagagttTTGAATCGGCCTGCTTTTTTGCTTTCcattctaaaataatctttcatgaaagatggacggatcggatgcCAAACacatgtcacggtgggccccacagatctctTTGCTGCACAGGCTATTACTACGGGGGCTGATGTACGGAATCCGCTCCCGGCCAGGCCTGGCTAACGCCCCAGACACGTGTCGCAGAAGCGCGACGTATGTAAAGGTATGCACGTGAGAAAGCTCCATGTGGGGCCAGGAAACCTCGTCTGCAACAACCTCCATGACAACCAAAAGAAGCGGGGGGTTGTTTCGATATTCTGAGAAAGTAGCAAGGGTACTTTCGACCTTCTAAAGTTACAGTGGCGTTTTCGTTATTTCCGGGAAAGCCCAGCTACAAAAGCAAGGCACCATTCCTCTCTCTCAGAGGCTTTTCGGGCAAAAGTCTCTCCGCGAGTCCAAGCAAGTCTCCCAAAACCCTCATTTCTCTCGGTTTCCGCTCGCTACCATTTCGTCGATTGATGGCGAAAGGAGCTTCGGAATTCTTGTTTCTCGGACATGCAGGTCGGTATTGTTCTTATCCCCGCATTTTCTCGTTAAATCTCATCGAAGATCGGCTGTTCTAGCTCTcaatttcgttttttttttttttgatttgtttggaatttctttgctgtttttctgttttttctcGATCGAGAACCCTAGATCGTCTGGCTTAGAGAGGAATGCAGAGATTTTTTGTGGAATTTTGTCGGATTCCCATAAAGAAGACCTTTGCGATGTGCTTGTTTCCAGATTTTGATTATTTTCGCATGTTTTCGAGTTTTTTCCTAGTCGAAACCCTAGAAACGGAGATTTGACATGGAAATTTCGtcgattttttaaaatgttgggAAAATGTTGCTTACTCTTGCTCctgatttctcattttcttttttcttttaatgatttttttgctATTTTCTGAGTTTCTGTTGATTCGTGACTCTAGAAGTGGAAATTTAGAGAGTGGAACTGGAAATTTTGCGAATTTCTTTGGAAATACTTCTCATTGTTCTTATTTTTTGTGATTTATCTATATTTTTTTAGGTTGGCTTCTATTGGAAGCCTTACATCATTATATTTAAGAGCGTAATGCAGAGATTTCTCCTGAAAATTTTGTCAAAAACTCTCTCTTGTTcttgatttttcattttcttcattttgatgaTCTTTTCTCTATCCTTTGTATGCATTTTTTCCTATCTGAGACCCTAAATTTTCGGACTTGGAGAGAAGAATTTGGTTTCTGATGGCTGATAGGTTTTAAAGACCAGTATATTAGGGCGTTGCGGAACTTTTATCTGGAAATAGACAAGTAATGCCATTCagtcttattttattttctttctcagGAGATTATCAATCGAGCTGCACATTCTGAGAATCATCATAACCTTCCAGTTTTGGTAGGAGGTACACTAACAAACTGTATTTATAAAGTTTCTTTCTGTGAGGGGTGCCAAAATTGCAGTTACTTCTTCGCGGGAGAACAAACACTTGAGGAATTTTACACTGAGAAAGCAAACTAATCAGAGAACCTTGCAGTGTTGTTAGCACGCCAAAGTTGTGAAGATCCCTGagcaggatttttttttattttttttcttttctttgagacGAAGAGAACCCTTTATATTTGATAATGGAGCCATTATGGAAGCTCACGTATTTGCTCGAACCTGCTTCCATGGTGCTCATCCTTACTGCTGTTGTCGTGACCTTCTCATCTGCATTACGAGCATTGAATTACGGTAAAGAAATGGAGCGGAACCGTGATTTCTCAGAAGCTTCCATCACATTAGATCGGTCCCAAGCACTCATGATCCCAGTGGCTAGCTCTTGCAGCCTTCTCCTGATGTTTTATCTGTTCTCATCAGTGTCCCAACTTGTCACCGCATTTACAGCCATTGCATCAGCCTCCTCGCTCTTCTTCTGTCTCTCACCTTATGTCCATTATGTCAAGTCACAGTTTGGGTTGGTAGACCCTTATGTTTCACGATGTTGTTCGAAATCATTCACCCGAACACAAGGTATTTTGCTTCTGGTGAGTGCGGGAATTGTCTCCGCCTGGCTCATTTCGGGGCATTGGGTGTTGAACAATCTGTTGGGCATTTCAATTTGTATTGCGTTCGTCAGCCATGTACGACTTCCAAACATCAAGATCTGTTCGTTGCTTCTGGTTTGCTTGTTTGTATATGATATTTTCTGGGTCTTCTTCTCGGAGAGGTTCTTTGGAGCGAATGTTATGGTGTCGGTCGCAACACAGCAGGCATCTAATCCAGTTCACACAGTAGCAAATAGTTTGAGTCTTCCAGGATTGCAGTTGATAACAAAGAAGCTGGAATTGCCCGTGAAACTAGTTTTCCCAAGGAATCTGATGGGTGGGATGGTTCCAGGAAGCAATGCTGTGGAGTTCATGATGCTTGGTCTTGGTGACATGGTatgacatttttttattttttatttttcttttagaaaATTACTCAGATGCCCCTGTTTTTTACTATCATTTTCAAAAACAGGTCCAAAACTACGTGGTATGACCTAAGCATGCTTTTTTTAGCTAAGGCTTCATTTGGATGCTACTCCATTTGCTGGGAAGTAAACGGCATTACAGAACAAAATAGCATTTCGTTATGTGTTGGCGCAGCCAGAATGTCGTGCTGCTGGAGATTATAGAAAAAACCGCAGCACGTGCACTCCCGAGGCACAATGAAGACACCTGAATGATCGGGTCTTCACTCCTGCATTTGATGCCCCCTAAAACAGGTCCAAAACTACGTAGTATGACCTAAGCATGCTTTTTTTTAGTTAAGGCTTCATTTGGATGCTACACCATTTGCTGGGATGTAAACGGCATTACAGAACAAAATAGCATTTCGTTATGTGTTGGCGCAGCCAGAATGTCGTGCTGCTGGAGATTATAGAAAAAACTGCAGCACGTGCACTCCCGAGGCACAATGAAGACACCTGAATGATCGGGTCTTCGCTCCTACATTTGATGCCCCCTGCAAGTTTCGGTAAAATGCCATTTGGCATAACTCCCAAACTAGGCCTAGTATTTCCTTTCCGGTCCCATATCGTAAGGACCTCCAATTGTATGACCTCAGTGACGAAAATGCCCCTAAGGTTATGTGTGAATGGAAACTGTTCTTCGTTGACTTTTGTGATGTAAATCCCTAAGGTCACGAGCTACTGTATAtgagattgaagaggtgaattGTGGACATTTGCCACTGGGGCACGCTTGTATGATATCTGTGGACGTCATTGTGAACATGCCCCAGTCCATAAATGAGGCCAATACCACTCATTACATGGGTTTCACGTGTACATTTGAACAGAGTCTGTTGGTAATTTGATTTCTAATAGTCCATTTTCACCATGCATGTGTTGGCCACCTAATCTGTGGACCAGCCTAGCTTTCAGGACAGTGTATGTTCATGTTGAGCATCACAGCCCACCTCGCACGTGGCTAGGATCTTTGTGCATGTGATTCACTTATTCAGTCTGAAATCTTTCATGCATTCTTATATTTTCCCACATGGCGGGTGTTCTTTCCATTTCTCGTCGATAAATTCTTCAAAGGAATCTTAAATGACTCCTTTGAAGAAGGAATCATAAATGGCATCTACAGATTGAAGAGTGATCTTTAGATGTCCTATTGCCTTTTAAAAGGGATGGAAACATTTAGGTACTATTTTACAATTCTAAGGTGGCCTCTTGGAGATCAAATTCACTTAATTTTGCAGTTAGACTCTTATTCTGTTTTTTGGAGCTACATGTTCTTTAGCTACAAAAAGTGCTTAGAGGTGGCTGACATATTAGCTAGAGGAGTGACAAGAGGGAGACTCGAGATCAATGTTTCCTTATTTCTAATTCTTTTTTGGCTTTTAATAGTACCAGCCATCTacacttcaaaaaataaaaaataaaaaataatgtcgGTCATCTTctatcaaagaaaaaaaagagtgccATTTTACCTTTCCCCATATACAAAAGCTCATAATTCCCTGCATTTCCCAACCCCTTCAAGCCTGTGTTATTAAATGATACTTGGCCGAGAGTTTGTACATCCAGGTCTTCGGTTTGCACAATTGGGGCCCATGgatcagtgatccaaactgttgatatgatgggcatcACCTTCCCTGGTCCATGAACTTTGGAGGTTTGCCTTTTTCTGGTTGAACATGAAAAatgccattattttctttcttaGCCATGTATTTGTCACCTATTAAATAGTTAGGTTTTGCTGATTAGGAGGGTTTTTGGTTCATTGGTCAGGGACCCAcagtatcaacagtttggatcccAACCAATGTAGCAGGTGGGGCTCAACACGAAAGTGCCCTCCCTGAAACTCAAGCTTGATCCACCCATCAGGTTGGTAGCGGGTGACATATGTATGTGAACGTATGccattggtaatttctttctagcAATCCATTTTCATCAGgcaagtgtagcccacctgacaAGTGATTGATCTGGTTTTTGGGTCAGGGAGCGTTCATGATTGGGCCTACCAAATGAGTGATCCCGATATCATACATGCATGTCACAGTTCACCACTTAGGGCATTTTCATACAAATCTCAAAAGAGAGGAGTTTCCATTTTAGTATGTGAACTTGGGGCATCTTTATCAATTAAGTCACACAATTGGAGGTCTGTTCAAAATTGTTACCGGAAAGGTAGTTCTAAGTAAAAGCAAGATTAGGCAGAGATATGGTTTTGGAACCTGTTTTGGAATataataaccaaaacaggccCTGTAAAGtaatttttcctttcatttctaAGGCAGTTATACCTTGATTCTTATAAATGATTTAAATGATTGAAGATTGTGCTGTGGATCACCATAACATATAACTTTAATGCCTCATAAATTATTTTTGTTCCAAATATGGGTTATTTGGTTTTTAATTATGATATTTGAGAAGCTAGTAAGTAACACAAATGTTTTATGTAATCTCTATCTTGATTCTTATCACTGACTGAAGATTGTATTGTGAtttgtggatcacaccataatgCAAGGCATGTCAGATATAAGGCTTCACAAGTCTCCCTCTCCCCCCGCCCCCCAAATATGGGTTATTTGGTTTCTTAATGATGCTATTTGAGAAGCTGGAAAGCTAACAAAAATGTTTTGACTAGCATATGCATGATGCATCGGCGAGCAGATTGGTACtttaattgtgggtcccaccattgacgGGCTATACCCAAAAAATTGCTCCTGATTAGGAAATCCAAGACATCTGACAATGGTGTTGGATGATTGAGACACTGTCCATAGTTGTTTTAAGACTAATTTGTTGCCTTAGGAATCTCATGGAATGAGGTCATGTGAATATCTTCTGTTTGGACGGTATTGTTGGCATGACTAGGAACTTCCTGTCTGGTTTAACTTATATGCCAACTGGATGGATTGGTCAATTTAGGTTGGATGAATAGAGCTGTTATTTCCAACTAGTGGGCAGCTATACATCCTATATATGCTCCACTCCTGCATGATATTCAATTTACAATGGTGCTACAGACCATCAATAGATTCCATATATGCTCTACTCCTGCATGATATTCATTTTATGGTGATGCTACATGCCATGAATGCCCATACAATGTTATCTCACTAGTATGGCACAGCATATAGTATGCTTGATGCACCCATGAGTATGTGATATTGACACCTATAGCCTGAAAAAATGCTCTGAACAAGGCGAAATCGTCCGTGAATGATGGAGGATGATTGATACTATATTGCTTGTTGCAACTAATTGGCAGCTATACATCCCATATATGCTAGACTCCTGCATGATATTCAGTTTACAACGGTGACGTATATGCGCCATAAATATATCCCACACATGCTCTACTCCTGCATTCTATTCATTGGACAATAGTGCTTACACACCATCGATGCCTATGCATTGTTATCCCACGGCATATAATATGTGTGATGCATGCATAGATATGTGTACATCAACACCAATATGCCCCGTCATTTTCTTTGGACGACCAATCTGTCCCATCTTTGATGGGCTATGGCCTGAAAATTGCCCTGAAACAAGCAAAAAGCCTGGCAATGTTGGTGGATGATTGAGACAGTTGCTATAGTTGTTTTGAGAGTAATATGCTGCCTTATAATCGATATTGTCTGTTGGGACAGTATTGTTGTAATAATTAGGAACTTCAGCCATGGTTTGCTTATATGCTAGGTGGTTGGATTGGCCAATCTAGGATGGATGAATAGATCATAGTTAGTTACAACTAATGGGCATCTAGAGGTTCCATATATGCTCCTCTCCCGCATGATATCCATTTTACAACAGTGGTATGTGCCATCAATACATCCCATAGATGCTCTACCCTTGCATGATATTCATTTTACAACGATGCCACATGCCACCAATGCCTGTGTTGTCATCTCACTAGTATTGTGCAGCATGTAGCATGTGCAGGCATGTGTAAATTGGCATCAATATTTTACTTTTTTGACCGCATGATATTAGATTCATCTTGGTGGTGTGCAATATGTATCTAAATTTTATGTCAAAGGAATACATCGTAGTAGATAAGACTTTGAGCTTGGAATGATTTTAGCTTTTCTGTTATTTGGATCTTTTTCTCATAGCAAGTGCCTAAAATTGCATGTTACATGCTGAATGTTTGTATTATAGTCATCATAGAGCAGCTATTGGAATTATCCTTCTCTATCATTGAATTCTTGCCTTGATTGAAAATTTAAATCTTGTGGTTGTTGCCTGCAATCTGAGTTTAATCATAGTTGTCATAGGTGTTGTCCTACTAGGTAGTGGGAGTTTCATCTACAGGAAGGTAGTTTAGGCTTCCAAGCTCGTGTAtgtgcccactatgatgtatccaGTCATGGAAGGGCAAAAAGGTCATATGCCACCTTATGTGGAAAGAAATTGCCTCAATAATGTCAGTCAGCTACGTGAATCctgttttgccattccactctatcaaggaccacatCCTCAGTTAAACGGTAGCTCATctgttttgccattccactctatcaaggaccacatCCTGATAgctcatcaagtcttttcttactacctctaccATGCCCTTTTGGGCTTTCTTCTTGCCCTTTtatagccttcaacttgaaccaactcacttcTAAAACCGGAGAATTTCTTGGTTTCTagtgcacatggccaaaccactaaTTTCCCTCAGCTTGTTACCCATCGGTGCTACTCCTATGTTGCCTTTTGCCACAGATGGTTACATAAAAAAATGGTCTTATTTTGGGCTTTTTTCTCCCTTTATATGCTTCATGTTGGATACCACAAGAATATTGAAAGACGAATAACGAAGATATTTAACTACCATGGCAATGGGAATTATTGTAAACAATATGTGTATGCTCTCTAGGTCCTTTGTTTCTTTTAATCTCATATCCAAGAAGGCTGATTCCTGGCCAGATAGCTTAGCCAATGAGGGCATTGCTTATGAGGCTCTCACTGTTGGGGAAGCTTATCCATTGCTGAtagtgtcctttttttttttcaataaaatttggtTGCTTattggaagaaaagaagaagaagaaggcaacTGCATGTCATAGTTTCCTATTATTACTTTAATCTATACATAGAACTATACTACACGAAAGTGCCCTGAACCTCGGATATATACATGTTTAGTAGTAGTAATTATATCAAATAAATTGTCcttctagatatgtgtatgtagGTATGTGTAAAATAATGTCTATGCTACCTTGATCCTTATGGGGTGGCCTAGGGGAGTTGGGAAATATGCATACCTGGGACATCTTTGTAGCCATTGATTTCACATGTTTTTTTAAGGTAGAGAATGGCTGATTACTAAGGCTGCTACCAAACGCACGTTACGCACCTTAAGTAAACAAATATGGAGAGAATAGTCACAAAATATTAATGTTCAAATCTCAAAAGTTTCTTTCAGCCCAATATAGAATGAGAAATGATCTTCTAGGCTGACCTGACCCATGATCCATTTTTTAGAAACATTTTTCCCTTGAAAAATATCTGGTATTTTTTAGCGcaaaagtgaaaaaataaataaattcagaaGGCATGAACAATTGGCCATAGACTGGTTGTagcttgtaggtgatcagttctcataTTGAATATCACCCTCTTAAACACATAGTCAGACGGGTTATCATCATGGTGCTCCTTATGTGATGGCTGACATGTGTATTATTCTAGAGATCAGCTGGATCCCGAACTAGTAGACCACACAATCAGGAAAAAAATTCAGAGGGCCTGAAGGTCCTGAACAGTTGGCCATAAGACTGCTTGTAGGTGATCAGGTCTCTTATTGAATATCACCCTCTTAAACACATAGTCAGATGGGTTATCATCATGATGCTCCtcatgtgatggttgatatgttTATTATTCTAGAGATCAGCCGATCTCGAACTAGTAGACCACACAAtcaggaacaatgtaaaattgtgcATAAAACCAGTAAAACATGTGCCGTGGCTCACGTGAGTTCCagaatgacctgatttttggtgtCCCTAAATCCATG from Magnolia sinica isolate HGM2019 chromosome 17, MsV1, whole genome shotgun sequence encodes the following:
- the LOC131231860 gene encoding signal peptide peptidase-like 1, which codes for MEPLWKLTYLLEPASMVLILTAVVVTFSSALRALNYGKEMERNRDFSEASITLDRSQALMIPVASSCSLLLMFYLFSSVSQLVTAFTAIASASSLFFCLSPYVHYVKSQFGLVDPYVSRCCSKSFTRTQGILLLVSAGIVSAWLISGHWVLNNLLGISICIAFVSHVRLPNIKICSLLLVCLFVYDIFWVFFSERFFGANVMVSVATQQASNPVHTVANSLSLPGLQLITKKLELPVKLVFPRNLMGGMVPGSNAVEFMMLGLGDMAIPGMLLALVLCFDHRKTRDSGSPVDTSSSKGHKYMWYAVSGYAIGLVTALAAGILTHSPQPALLYLVPSTLGPVVFIAWTRKELMELWEGSGSSDKGHVMEEA